A part of Aquibium oceanicum genomic DNA contains:
- a CDS encoding DUF1289 domain-containing protein, protein MIETPCILVCSVDDKTGYCFGCGRTRDEIGRWIGMSPAERRQIMDVLPARLETVERRPRRETRRARLARERGAADGG, encoded by the coding sequence ATGATCGAAACCCCCTGCATCCTCGTCTGTTCGGTGGACGACAAGACCGGCTACTGCTTCGGATGCGGCCGCACGCGCGACGAGATCGGCCGCTGGATCGGTATGAGCCCCGCCGAACGCCGTCAGATCATGGACGTCCTCCCCGCGCGTCTGGAAACGGTCGAGCGCCGACCCCGCCGCGAGACGCGTCGCGCCCGGCTGGCGCGAGAACGCGGTGCTGCGGACGGAGGATGA
- a CDS encoding nicotinate-nucleotide--dimethylbenzimidazole phosphoribosyltransferase, with protein sequence MTTGIPFDDFRVLAANVADPGDEIRRTARARLERVDPDGRLGVLGDTALWLAIWSGRMPPAVNRPQLAVFAGNHGVARHGVSARPVSATAALVEHCAAGGAPVNQLCVANDVGLKVYDLALDLATGDITTEPALDERGAAATMAFGMEATADGMDLLCIGSIGVGGSTSSAAVLAALFGGDTREWVPAEADGLVYDRKVSAVGRALETHAGRLGDPFEVLRRLGGRESAAIVGAILAARAQKIPVILDGLTATAAAAALHAANPRAVEHCRLATAPSAPVHRRAAERAGVQAVLSIDLDLQAGAGAALAVGFVKSAALCLAGMQPLPGSV encoded by the coding sequence ATGACGACCGGCATACCCTTCGACGATTTCCGAGTGCTCGCGGCGAACGTGGCCGATCCCGGAGACGAGATCCGCCGCACGGCCCGCGCGCGGCTCGAACGGGTCGATCCGGACGGCAGGCTGGGTGTGCTCGGCGACACGGCTCTGTGGCTGGCGATCTGGAGCGGACGCATGCCGCCGGCCGTCAACCGGCCGCAACTGGCGGTCTTTGCAGGCAATCACGGCGTGGCACGGCACGGCGTGAGTGCTCGGCCGGTCTCGGCGACGGCGGCGCTGGTCGAGCATTGCGCGGCGGGCGGGGCGCCCGTGAACCAGCTCTGCGTCGCCAACGACGTCGGGCTGAAGGTCTATGACCTCGCGCTGGATCTCGCCACTGGCGACATCACGACCGAACCGGCGCTCGACGAGCGCGGCGCGGCGGCCACGATGGCCTTCGGCATGGAAGCCACGGCGGACGGCATGGACCTCCTGTGCATCGGCTCCATCGGCGTCGGCGGGTCGACTTCGTCGGCCGCGGTGCTGGCCGCGCTGTTCGGCGGCGATACGCGGGAATGGGTTCCCGCGGAAGCCGACGGACTGGTGTACGACCGGAAGGTGTCGGCGGTCGGCCGGGCGCTGGAAACGCATGCCGGTCGGCTCGGCGATCCCTTCGAGGTGCTTCGCCGGCTCGGCGGGCGGGAAAGCGCCGCGATCGTGGGCGCCATCCTGGCCGCAAGGGCGCAGAAGATACCGGTGATTTTGGACGGCCTGACGGCGACGGCCGCGGCGGCGGCGCTTCATGCCGCCAATCCGCGTGCGGTCGAGCATTGCCGACTGGCCACCGCGCCGTCCGCCCCCGTGCACCGCAGGGCAGCCGAGCGAGCCGGCGTGCAGGCGGTGCTGTCCATCGATCTCGATCTGCAGGCGGGGGCGGGGGCCGCGTTGGCGGTCGGCTTCGTCAAGTCGGCGGCGCTGTGCCTGGCCGGCATGCAACCGCTGCCGGGGAGCGTCTGA
- a CDS encoding sensor histidine kinase — MAPTRSNTADKNIVDRTKARRNADVARTVRETRDRLSQQPGNPAFDREMIKLHARALTSSAIVLPFLAVVVALAGLFAGMGPIVVLWAATTAAAYAGLSYYAQKISRTEAGDIEVSEVRLWFLASHVVTGLCWVWFSGMGCSDCQIDQFPIIKAAILLLAIAATAILAYALRGAMEATFAMPVAAYVILGSHLWLPVEAVMAALLTASLPFFSYVSSHLHRSAVMLLSFRTEKDGLIAELETANAISDEARRRAEEANLAKSRFLASMSHELRTPLNAILGFSEVMAKEVLGPLPNPTYRDYANDIHDSGEHLLDLINEILDISRIEAGRYQLQEEPLDVADTVEDCCHLIELKARNKDLRIVQQFEHDLPPLRADERAVRQIALNLLSNAVKFAPTGGEVRVRVGWTAGGGQYIAVKDNGPGIPADEIPIVLSAFGQGSIAIKSAEQGTGLGLPIVQGLLDMHGGRLELNSKLREGTEAIAIFPASRVLHTAQTEPPRRKAAG; from the coding sequence ATGGCCCCCACACGCTCGAACACAGCGGACAAGAACATCGTGGACCGCACGAAGGCGCGTCGCAACGCCGACGTCGCGCGTACCGTGCGGGAAACGCGCGACCGCCTGTCGCAACAGCCGGGAAACCCTGCCTTCGACCGCGAGATGATCAAGCTGCACGCCCGCGCGCTGACCAGCAGCGCGATCGTGCTGCCGTTTCTCGCCGTGGTCGTGGCGCTCGCTGGCCTCTTCGCCGGCATGGGACCGATCGTGGTCCTGTGGGCGGCCACCACCGCCGCCGCCTACGCCGGCCTTTCCTACTATGCGCAGAAGATCAGCCGCACCGAGGCCGGCGACATCGAGGTTTCGGAAGTCCGGTTGTGGTTTTTGGCGTCGCACGTGGTCACCGGGCTCTGCTGGGTCTGGTTCTCCGGCATGGGGTGCAGCGACTGCCAGATCGACCAGTTCCCGATCATCAAGGCAGCCATCCTCCTGCTGGCGATCGCCGCCACTGCCATCCTCGCCTACGCGTTGCGCGGCGCCATGGAGGCGACCTTCGCCATGCCCGTGGCCGCCTACGTCATCCTGGGCAGTCACCTGTGGCTGCCGGTCGAGGCCGTCATGGCCGCCCTCCTGACAGCCTCCCTGCCCTTCTTCAGCTACGTCTCCAGCCATCTCCACCGCTCGGCCGTCATGCTCCTGTCGTTCCGCACCGAGAAGGACGGGCTGATCGCCGAACTCGAGACCGCCAACGCGATTTCCGACGAGGCGCGCCGGCGCGCCGAGGAAGCCAACCTCGCCAAGTCGCGCTTCCTCGCCTCGATGAGCCATGAGCTGCGCACGCCACTCAACGCCATCCTCGGATTTTCCGAGGTGATGGCCAAGGAAGTGCTCGGGCCGCTGCCCAACCCGACCTACCGCGACTATGCCAACGACATCCACGATTCCGGCGAGCATCTGCTCGATCTCATCAACGAGATCCTCGACATTTCGCGCATCGAGGCGGGTCGCTACCAGCTCCAGGAGGAGCCGCTGGACGTCGCCGACACGGTCGAGGACTGCTGCCATCTCATCGAGTTGAAGGCACGCAACAAGGACCTGCGCATCGTGCAGCAGTTCGAGCACGACCTGCCGCCGCTCCGGGCCGACGAGCGCGCGGTACGCCAGATCGCGCTGAACCTGCTCTCAAACGCTGTGAAATTCGCCCCGACGGGCGGCGAGGTTCGGGTACGGGTTGGCTGGACGGCCGGCGGCGGCCAGTACATCGCCGTCAAGGACAATGGACCGGGCATCCCCGCCGACGAGATCCCCATCGTGCTGTCGGCCTTCGGGCAGGGATCGATCGCCATCAAGAGCGCCGAACAGGGCACGGGCCTCGGCCTGCCGATCGTCCAGGGCCTGCTCGACATGCACGGCGGGCGGCTGGAACTGAACTCCAAGCTGCGTGAGGGCACCGAGGCGATCGCCATATTCCCCGCGTCACGCGTCCTGCACACCGCGCAGACCGAACCGCCCCGCCGCAAGGCTGCCGGCTGA
- a CDS encoding glutathione S-transferase, producing MKLFDGGKAPNPRRVRVFLAEKGIEVPLEPIDMGAMGHRSPEVTGRNPLQRLPVLELDDGTILTESVAICRYFEELHPEPALFGRGALGKAKVEMWQRRMELNLLMSIAQAFRHVHPAMKEWEVPQVPEWGEANKPRALDFLRLLDRELAEREFAAGDEYSIADITGMIAMDFMKPARIELPKELGNVRRWYSALSARPSAKA from the coding sequence GTGAAACTGTTCGACGGAGGCAAGGCGCCCAATCCGCGCCGGGTGCGCGTGTTCCTGGCGGAAAAGGGCATCGAGGTGCCGCTGGAGCCGATCGACATGGGGGCGATGGGCCATCGCAGCCCCGAGGTCACCGGCCGCAACCCGCTTCAGAGGCTGCCGGTGCTGGAACTCGACGACGGGACGATCCTGACCGAATCCGTCGCCATCTGCCGCTATTTCGAGGAGCTTCATCCCGAACCGGCGCTGTTCGGTCGCGGTGCGCTAGGCAAGGCGAAGGTGGAGATGTGGCAGCGCCGCATGGAACTGAACCTTCTCATGAGCATCGCGCAGGCTTTCCGGCATGTGCATCCCGCCATGAAGGAATGGGAGGTGCCGCAGGTACCCGAATGGGGCGAGGCCAACAAGCCGCGCGCGCTCGACTTCCTGCGGCTGCTGGACCGCGAACTCGCGGAGCGCGAATTCGCAGCAGGGGACGAGTATTCGATCGCCGACATAACCGGAATGATCGCCATGGACTTCATGAAGCCGGCGCGCATCGAACTGCCGAAGGAACTCGGCAACGTGCGTCGCTGGTATTCTGCTCTGTCGGCGCGCCCGAGCGCGAAGGCCTGA
- a CDS encoding uracil-DNA glycosylase family protein — translation MSEGLDDLVARIRACRICRDEPEGAPLPHEPRPVVVPSQRARILIAGQAPGLRVHETGLPFNDRSGDRLREWLDVTRDEFYDPALFAIVPMGFCFPGYDARGSDLPPRRECAPAWRGQLMAAMPQVSLMLTIGQYAQAWHLGDWREASLTATVANWRAIFESGEHPRQLPLPHPSWRNTGWLKRNPWFEAELLPVLRAEIRMRMAAEE, via the coding sequence TTGAGCGAGGGCCTCGACGATCTCGTCGCGCGGATCCGTGCCTGCCGGATCTGCCGGGACGAGCCTGAAGGCGCGCCGCTGCCGCATGAACCGCGGCCGGTCGTGGTGCCCTCGCAGCGCGCGCGGATCCTAATAGCCGGACAGGCTCCAGGGCTGCGGGTGCACGAGACGGGGCTGCCGTTCAACGACCGCTCCGGCGACCGCCTGCGCGAATGGCTCGACGTGACACGGGATGAATTCTACGATCCGGCGCTATTCGCGATCGTGCCGATGGGCTTTTGCTTTCCCGGCTACGATGCCAGAGGGAGCGACCTGCCGCCGCGCCGCGAATGCGCGCCGGCCTGGCGCGGGCAGCTGATGGCGGCGATGCCGCAGGTATCGCTGATGCTGACGATCGGCCAGTATGCGCAGGCTTGGCATCTCGGCGACTGGCGGGAGGCGTCGCTGACGGCGACCGTGGCGAACTGGCGGGCGATCTTCGAGAGCGGGGAGCATCCGCGGCAACTGCCGCTGCCTCATCCTTCGTGGCGCAATACCGGCTGGCTGAAGCGGAACCCGTGGTTCGAGGCGGAACTGCTGCCGGTGCTGAGGGCAGAAATTCGCATGCGCATGGCGGCGGAAGAATAG
- a CDS encoding Lrp/AsnC family transcriptional regulator: protein MDRLDKKILRLLQEDSTLAVADVAKKVGLSTTPCWRRIQKLEEEGVIQRRVAILNPQKINTRVNVFVSIRTNAHSHEWLKRFSEVIQEFPEVVEFYRMSGDVDYLLRVVVPDIAAYDAFYKKLIAKIEIRDVSSAFAMEQIKYTTEMPLDYMVLDKETGSSAA, encoded by the coding sequence ATGGACCGCCTCGACAAGAAGATCCTGCGCCTCCTGCAGGAGGATTCCACGCTTGCCGTCGCCGACGTCGCCAAGAAGGTGGGGCTGTCGACGACGCCATGCTGGCGGCGCATCCAGAAGCTGGAGGAGGAGGGCGTCATCCAGCGCCGCGTGGCGATCCTCAATCCGCAGAAGATCAACACCCGCGTCAACGTTTTCGTGTCGATCCGCACCAACGCACACAGCCACGAATGGCTGAAGCGCTTTTCCGAGGTGATCCAGGAATTCCCGGAGGTCGTGGAGTTCTACCGGATGAGCGGCGACGTGGACTATCTGCTGCGGGTGGTCGTTCCCGACATCGCCGCCTACGACGCCTTCTACAAGAAGCTGATCGCCAAGATCGAGATACGCGACGTCTCGTCGGCTTTCGCCATGGAGCAGATCAAGTATACCACCGAGATGCCACTAGACTACATGGTGCTGGACAAGGAGACGGGTTCCAGCGCCGCGTGA
- a CDS encoding DUF302 domain-containing protein codes for MKKLLAALAVMLPFLGSQAIAAGDDVMTVETGNVYEDVVAALENAIINRGYLIDHHGHVGEMLQRTATDVGATKELYSNAEFFAFCSAVLSRKVMEAEIGDIAYCPYVVFVYEPAATPGTVTVGFRKLPEGGPRDDVNDLLTGIVKEAAEGF; via the coding sequence ATGAAGAAGCTTCTGGCGGCTCTGGCCGTGATGCTGCCGTTTCTCGGCAGCCAGGCTATCGCAGCGGGCGACGACGTAATGACGGTCGAGACCGGGAACGTCTACGAGGACGTGGTGGCGGCGCTCGAAAACGCAATCATCAATCGCGGCTACCTCATCGACCACCATGGTCACGTCGGAGAGATGCTGCAGCGGACCGCCACCGACGTCGGAGCGACGAAGGAACTCTATTCGAACGCCGAGTTCTTCGCCTTCTGCTCGGCGGTTCTGTCGCGCAAGGTGATGGAGGCCGAAATCGGCGACATCGCCTATTGCCCATACGTCGTGTTTGTCTACGAACCGGCGGCCACGCCGGGCACGGTGACTGTGGGGTTCAGGAAACTGCCCGAGGGCGGCCCGCGCGATGACGTGAACGATCTCCTGAC